The following proteins come from a genomic window of Pyxidicoccus sp. MSG2:
- a CDS encoding N-acetylmuramoyl-L-alanine amidase family protein → MPSSHRPLLAVLSLLCLVPLAARAGERPARIVIDPGHGGAKEGAKGPGELREKEVALQIAQRVRARLEAAGGDVYLTRERDAQVSLTERVLLTNDHAADLFLSIHANSMPTKRMRERTEGIETYFLSANASGDAARAVADRENAEAPETRAARGDSMLALILQDLVRTEAHADSSRLAYSIHPRLIRGTRAADRGVQQAPFFVLSGVECPAVLVEVGYISHPQEGAKLGRAEYQEKLAEAIADGVLAFLKETRRRDATREPQVAGPVSQ, encoded by the coding sequence ATGCCGTCGTCGCACCGCCCCCTCCTCGCCGTCCTGTCGCTGCTCTGCCTCGTGCCCCTCGCCGCGAGGGCGGGGGAGCGGCCTGCGCGCATCGTCATCGACCCGGGACATGGCGGCGCGAAGGAGGGCGCGAAGGGCCCCGGCGAGCTGCGCGAGAAGGAGGTCGCCCTCCAGATTGCCCAGCGCGTCCGTGCGCGCCTGGAGGCGGCCGGCGGCGACGTGTACCTCACGCGCGAGCGCGACGCGCAGGTGTCCCTCACGGAGCGCGTGTTGCTGACCAACGACCACGCCGCGGACCTCTTCCTCTCCATCCACGCCAACTCCATGCCCACGAAGCGGATGCGCGAGCGCACCGAGGGCATCGAGACCTACTTCCTCTCCGCCAACGCCTCCGGCGACGCCGCGCGCGCGGTGGCCGACCGGGAGAACGCCGAGGCCCCCGAGACTCGCGCGGCGCGCGGGGACTCCATGCTGGCCCTCATCCTCCAGGACCTGGTGCGCACCGAGGCGCACGCGGACTCGTCTCGGCTGGCCTACTCCATCCACCCGCGCCTCATCCGCGGTACGCGCGCGGCGGACCGGGGCGTGCAGCAGGCGCCCTTCTTCGTCCTCTCCGGCGTGGAGTGCCCCGCCGTCCTCGTCGAGGTGGGCTACATCTCCCATCCGCAGGAGGGCGCGAAGCTGGGCCGCGCGGAGTACCAGGAGAAGCTGGCCGAGGCGATTGCCGACGGCGTGCTGGCCTTCCTCAAGGAAACGCGCCGGCGCGACGCCACCCGCGAGCCCCAGGTGGCCGGCCCCGTGTCGCAGTGA